In Flavobacteriales bacterium, the following are encoded in one genomic region:
- a CDS encoding UDP-2,3-diacylglucosamine diphosphatase: protein MTKIYFASDLHLGVPNKEKSLEREKRFVKWLDEIKKDASAIYLVGDVFDFWFEYKKAVPKGYVRLLGKLAEISDSGIPIHFFTGNHDMWVFDYLEKEINLKIYKEPQEITINDKSFFIGHGDGLGPHDKGYKIIKKIFSNKLCQWLFARVHPNLGISIAEYWSRKSRIANGQKDETFHGENEWLTQFCKETLKLKKIDFFIFGHRHLPLEIDLGNGSYYFNLGEWVNYNSYAVFDGNKLELKRY from the coding sequence TTGACTAAGATATATTTTGCATCAGATTTACATCTTGGCGTTCCTAACAAAGAAAAAAGTTTAGAGCGAGAAAAGCGTTTTGTCAAATGGCTTGATGAAATCAAAAAAGATGCCTCAGCTATTTACTTAGTTGGTGATGTCTTTGATTTTTGGTTTGAATACAAAAAAGCCGTGCCAAAAGGATATGTTAGACTATTAGGAAAACTTGCTGAAATTAGTGATTCTGGCATTCCCATTCATTTTTTTACTGGAAACCACGATATGTGGGTATTTGATTATCTCGAAAAAGAAATCAATTTAAAAATCTATAAAGAGCCTCAGGAAATCACTATTAATGATAAATCCTTTTTTATTGGACATGGCGATGGACTTGGTCCACACGACAAAGGATATAAAATTATAAAGAAGATATTTTCTAATAAGCTGTGTCAATGGCTATTTGCTAGAGTACATCCAAACCTTGGTATTAGCATTGCTGAATACTGGTCTCGAAAAAGTAGAATAGCAAACGGTCAAAAAGATGAAACATTCCACGGTGAAAATGAATGGCTCACTCAATTTTGTAAAGAAACGTTGAAATTAAAAAAAATAGATTTTTTCATTTTTGGGCACAGACACTTACCTCTTGAAATAGACTTGGGAAATGGCTCATACTATTTTAACCTAGGAGAATGGGTGAACTATAATAGCTATGCTGTCTTTGATGGAAATAAGCTAGAACTTAAACGTTACTAA
- a CDS encoding AhpC/TSA family protein, which yields MMRYLVFSILTITLVACSSNKSTINGILTNAENDNWIYLEKITPTDVIKIDSCKIENNTFSFNYSTDSIDFYRISLNEDNYALIAFDKGDTIEFKAEASALVDYEASGSEEVEGNSKLLSIIRSLKLKTDSLSSVFQKSIGSEEEQIVMERIRLQYDQILSNHKENIKSFIDNHPGLFINLIAGQQLGSIADNIEYYKKIYTNLETKYPNNVWVNNIKENVLLLEKTAVGAIAPDFTINDVNGKAFSLSSLRGSVVMLDFWASWCAPCRKENPLIVELYKEYKPKGLEIIGISLDDTSRTASAKDEWLKAINQDGLKWPQLSELQGFESPVCKEYGIESIPSTFLIDENGVIISRNLRGTVLRNKLIEIFD from the coding sequence ATGATGAGATATCTTGTTTTCAGTATACTAACAATTACTCTTGTAGCGTGTTCGTCTAACAAGAGCACTATTAACGGCATACTAACAAATGCTGAAAATGACAACTGGATTTACTTGGAGAAAATCACACCTACTGATGTTATCAAAATAGACTCTTGTAAAATTGAAAACAATACCTTCTCATTTAATTACTCAACAGATTCTATAGATTTTTATAGAATATCATTAAATGAAGATAATTACGCTTTAATTGCTTTTGACAAAGGCGACACTATTGAGTTTAAAGCTGAAGCATCTGCTTTAGTTGATTATGAAGCCAGTGGCTCAGAAGAAGTAGAAGGTAATTCTAAGCTATTATCAATAATACGTTCATTAAAACTAAAAACTGACTCGCTTTCATCCGTATTTCAAAAATCTATTGGAAGTGAAGAAGAACAAATAGTTATGGAACGTATTAGATTACAATACGACCAAATACTTTCAAACCATAAAGAAAACATAAAGAGTTTTATAGACAATCACCCTGGCTTATTTATAAATCTTATTGCAGGTCAACAACTTGGAAGTATCGCAGACAATATTGAGTACTACAAGAAAATTTACACAAATCTGGAGACAAAATATCCAAACAATGTTTGGGTAAATAACATCAAAGAAAATGTTCTTTTACTAGAAAAAACAGCGGTTGGTGCTATTGCTCCAGACTTTACTATAAATGATGTAAACGGCAAAGCCTTTAGCTTATCTTCTCTAAGAGGCTCAGTAGTAATGCTAGATTTTTGGGCCTCATGGTGTGCGCCATGCCGAAAAGAAAATCCGCTTATCGTAGAGTTATATAAAGAATACAAACCAAAAGGATTAGAAATAATTGGCATATCTTTAGATGATACTAGCCGCACGGCGTCGGCCAAAGATGAATGGTTAAAAGCCATTAATCAAGATGGTTTAAAATGGCCACAACTTAGCGAATTACAAGGTTTTGAATCACCAGTTTGTAAGGAATACGGAATCGAAAGTATTCCCTCTACCTTCTTAATTGATGAAAACGGAGTTATTATCAGCAGGAATCTGAGAGGTACAGTATTAAGAAATAAACTAATAGAAATTTTTGACTAA
- the hemB gene encoding porphobilinogen synthase, producing the protein MFPENRNRRLRKNNAIRDMVQENRLHPSDFIVPIFFMEGENKKEEITSMPGYYRYSLDLLIQEVQSCFDLGIRSALLFAKVEDQLKDNEGKEAVNPKGLMQRAIRLLKSEIPEMYLMSDVALDPYSIHGHDGIVDGQEILNDETVDVLAEMALSHAEAGVDMVAPSDMMDGRIGAIRERLEDEGFPHVGIMSYSVKYASSFYGPFRDALDSKPGFGDKKSYQMNPANSSEAISEVDNDIDEGADIIMVKPGTPYLDMVKQVSSQFDIPVSVYQVSGEYAMIKAASEKGWLNHDSVMMESLIGFKRAGATLIATYFAKEASKLLNNE; encoded by the coding sequence ATGTTTCCAGAAAATAGAAATAGACGATTACGAAAAAACAATGCCATAAGAGATATGGTACAAGAAAATAGACTTCATCCTAGCGATTTTATTGTTCCAATTTTCTTTATGGAAGGCGAAAACAAAAAAGAAGAAATCACTTCTATGCCAGGCTATTATCGTTACTCTTTAGACTTGCTCATACAAGAGGTTCAAAGTTGTTTTGATTTAGGTATTCGGTCTGCACTACTCTTTGCCAAAGTGGAAGACCAACTCAAAGATAATGAGGGAAAAGAAGCCGTTAATCCTAAAGGTTTGATGCAAAGAGCTATTCGATTATTAAAATCAGAGATTCCAGAAATGTACTTGATGAGTGATGTGGCCCTGGACCCCTACTCCATTCATGGACACGACGGCATTGTAGATGGTCAAGAAATACTCAACGACGAAACCGTTGATGTTTTAGCAGAAATGGCACTATCACATGCCGAAGCGGGTGTTGATATGGTTGCTCCATCAGATATGATGGATGGTCGCATAGGCGCTATTAGGGAACGCTTAGAAGATGAAGGTTTTCCACATGTAGGTATTATGTCATACAGTGTAAAGTATGCCTCTTCTTTTTACGGCCCTTTTAGAGATGCTCTAGATTCTAAGCCAGGTTTTGGAGATAAAAAAAGCTATCAAATGAACCCAGCAAATTCATCTGAGGCCATAAGCGAAGTGGATAACGATATAGATGAAGGTGCAGATATCATAATGGTAAAACCCGGAACACCCTACTTGGACATGGTCAAACAAGTCAGTTCTCAATTTGATATTCCAGTGAGTGTATATCAAGTATCAGGCGAATATGCAATGATAAAAGCAGCTAGCGAAAAAGGGTGGCTCAACCACGATAGTGTCATGATGGAAAGCCTCATTGGTTTCAAACGAGCTGGTGCAACACTCATAGCTACATATTTTGCTAAAGAAGCTTCAAAACTACTGAACAATGAATAA
- the hemE gene encoding uroporphyrinogen decarboxylase: MKHDFPELQNDLLLRALNGEKVERPPVWMMRQAGRFLPDYRVLREKYSFFERCETPELVSEITIMPIDQVGTDAAILFSDILVVPQALGYEVQMIAGKGPFLPQTVNNLKDAEAIEVPDVHQKLGYVMDAVTLTRKDLNGKVPLIGFAGAPFTILCYMVQGQGSKDFSQAKAFCHSEKDAAHLLLQKITDTTIAYLNAQIEAGAQAVQIFDSWAGLLSPQDFQEFALPYIKQIVDNISGAPTIVFAKGVWYAIKDLVALGSNAIGVDWALTPQEARKLAGPNITLQGNFDPAWLFAPHDKIERLAKEMVDGFGKDKYIANLGHGILPTVPVENAKVFINAIKNYSA, from the coding sequence ATGAAACACGATTTTCCAGAATTACAGAACGACCTCCTACTTAGAGCATTGAATGGTGAAAAAGTAGAAAGACCCCCCGTTTGGATGATGCGTCAAGCCGGTCGATTTTTACCTGACTATCGTGTTTTAAGGGAAAAATATTCTTTTTTCGAACGCTGCGAAACTCCGGAGTTAGTGTCTGAAATTACCATAATGCCCATCGACCAAGTAGGAACAGATGCAGCTATATTATTTTCAGATATATTGGTCGTACCACAAGCCCTTGGCTACGAGGTGCAAATGATAGCTGGCAAAGGCCCATTTCTTCCACAAACGGTTAACAATCTCAAAGATGCTGAAGCCATTGAAGTCCCTGATGTTCACCAAAAATTAGGCTATGTTATGGATGCGGTGACACTCACACGAAAAGACCTCAATGGTAAAGTTCCACTTATCGGTTTCGCTGGCGCACCATTTACCATATTATGCTATATGGTGCAAGGTCAGGGCTCTAAAGATTTTTCTCAAGCCAAAGCCTTCTGCCATTCCGAGAAAGATGCTGCTCATCTTTTACTTCAAAAAATAACCGACACCACCATCGCTTATCTCAACGCTCAGATTGAAGCAGGTGCACAAGCTGTACAAATCTTTGATTCATGGGCAGGTTTACTATCGCCCCAAGATTTTCAAGAGTTTGCTCTACCCTATATCAAACAAATCGTTGACAACATCAGTGGTGCACCTACCATAGTATTTGCTAAAGGAGTATGGTACGCCATCAAAGACTTAGTGGCATTAGGATCAAATGCAATTGGTGTAGATTGGGCCTTGACCCCTCAAGAAGCGAGAAAACTAGCGGGTCCAAATATTACTTTACAAGGAAACTTCGACCCAGCTTGGCTCTTTGCCCCACACGATAAAATTGAACGACTAGCTAAAGAAATGGTTGACGGATTTGGCAAAGACAAATACATTGCAAACTTAGGTCATGGAATTTTACCTACCGTGCCCGTTGAAAATGCTAAGGTATTCATCAATGCCATAAAAAATTATTCAGCCTAA
- the hemL gene encoding glutamate-1-semialdehyde 2,1-aminomutase translates to MNNSELLFERAQLFIPGGVNSPVRAFRSVGGTPLFFKSAKGSILTDVDDKEYIDFIGSWGPMILGHCHEPIVKTLQEATNNTTSFGAPTELEADIAELICEMVPAVEKVRMTNSGTEACMSAIRVARGYTNREKFIKFEGNYHGHADAFLIKAGSGAITLGVPNSPGVTKGTAQDTLLAPYNDLDAVKRIIDENPDQIAAIILEPVAGNMGCIPPKKGFLEGLRNLCDKHHIVLIFDEVMTGFRLAKGGASEHYGIVPDMVTLGKIIGGGLPVGAFGGKKEIMDMVAPVGPIYQAGTLSGNPIAMSCGYTLLKELNENPSIYSQLEENTAYFEHELRRVFDAYKLQYAINRVGSMISFHFDVEAVNNFDDACNANSDLFKELFHGVLKRGVYFAPSAFESLFLSTTHTKALLDKTIAAIEQSLEEIL, encoded by the coding sequence ATGAATAACAGCGAATTACTTTTTGAAAGGGCTCAATTATTTATCCCTGGCGGGGTAAACTCACCAGTAAGAGCCTTTCGCTCAGTTGGAGGAACGCCTTTATTTTTTAAATCTGCTAAAGGTTCTATTCTTACAGATGTTGATGATAAAGAATACATTGATTTTATTGGCTCTTGGGGACCTATGATATTAGGACATTGTCACGAGCCCATTGTAAAAACTCTTCAAGAAGCAACAAACAACACCACCTCATTTGGCGCACCAACTGAATTGGAAGCAGATATTGCCGAGCTCATTTGTGAGATGGTTCCTGCTGTGGAGAAAGTACGAATGACCAATTCAGGCACAGAGGCCTGCATGAGTGCTATTAGAGTAGCTAGAGGATACACCAATAGAGAGAAATTTATCAAATTTGAAGGCAACTATCATGGTCATGCTGATGCCTTTCTGATCAAAGCAGGAAGTGGTGCCATTACACTTGGAGTACCAAATAGTCCTGGCGTAACCAAAGGTACAGCTCAAGACACTTTACTAGCACCCTATAACGACCTGGATGCTGTTAAAAGAATTATTGACGAAAATCCTGATCAAATTGCGGCTATCATACTTGAACCCGTAGCGGGAAATATGGGTTGTATTCCTCCTAAAAAAGGGTTTTTAGAGGGTTTAAGAAACTTATGCGACAAACACCATATTGTTCTTATTTTCGATGAAGTCATGACTGGTTTCAGATTAGCTAAAGGTGGCGCAAGTGAACATTATGGTATTGTTCCAGATATGGTCACTTTAGGTAAAATTATTGGTGGCGGTTTGCCCGTAGGAGCATTTGGAGGAAAAAAAGAAATTATGGATATGGTAGCACCAGTTGGACCTATCTATCAAGCCGGAACACTTAGTGGTAATCCTATTGCAATGAGCTGTGGTTATACCCTACTCAAAGAGCTAAATGAAAATCCCTCTATTTATTCCCAACTGGAGGAAAACACGGCTTATTTTGAACATGAATTAAGAAGAGTATTTGACGCATACAAGCTTCAATATGCTATTAACAGAGTTGGCTCAATGATTAGTTTTCATTTTGATGTTGAAGCAGTCAATAACTTTGACGATGCCTGTAATGCCAATTCCGACTTGTTTAAAGAGCTCTTTCATGGTGTCCTTAAAAGAGGTGTTTATTTTGCCCCTTCAGCCTTTGAAAGTTTATTTTTATCAACCACTCACACCAAAGCTTTGCTAGATAAAACCATAGCAGCTATTGAGCAAAGCTTGGAAGAGATACTTTAA
- the gatB gene encoding Asp-tRNA(Asn)/Glu-tRNA(Gln) amidotransferase subunit GatB, giving the protein MSSLRDKYELVVGLEVHAQLSTNTKAYCNDSTEYGAAPNTQTSPITLGHPGTLPKSNKKVIEYAVKMGIACGSTIRERNEYSRKNYFYPDLPKGYQITQDTTPICNGGTIYVKDAEGQKKAINITRIHMEEDAGKSIHDLDPFNSLVDLNRAGVALIEIVSEPDIRSSDEAYQYLAEVRKLVRYLDICDGNLEEGSLRCDANISVMLKGSKTFGNRTEVKNMNSLRNVKRAIEHEMDRQIDILENGGIIEQQTRSFNANTGTTSLMRSKEDANDYRYFPEPDLQPVIVKQDYIEKVKATLPPLPKELFIKFTNDYGLSEYDTNVIIEEKEIALYFNELCQYTKNYKAAANFIIGSVKSYLNENAIEMTNFSITPSRLAQLIQLIDDGKVSNSVATQKLFGAMIDNNSNPEDIAKNNNWIQESDSGALQAFVQEAIGKYPEKVQEYKAGKKGLIGLFMGEVMKLSRGKADPKVANKLVREALEK; this is encoded by the coding sequence ATGAGTAGCCTTAGAGATAAATACGAACTAGTGGTAGGTTTAGAAGTTCATGCTCAACTTTCTACCAATACGAAAGCCTATTGCAACGATTCAACAGAATACGGCGCTGCTCCTAATACCCAAACAAGTCCCATTACGCTTGGACACCCTGGAACTTTGCCAAAAAGTAATAAAAAAGTAATTGAATATGCCGTTAAAATGGGAATAGCTTGTGGCTCTACTATACGAGAACGCAATGAATACTCTCGTAAAAATTATTTTTACCCCGATTTACCAAAAGGCTATCAAATCACACAAGACACTACACCAATATGTAATGGTGGTACCATATATGTAAAAGATGCTGAAGGTCAAAAGAAAGCCATCAATATCACCCGAATACATATGGAGGAAGATGCAGGTAAAAGTATTCACGATTTGGATCCCTTCAACTCATTGGTCGATTTGAACAGAGCGGGTGTCGCTCTTATTGAAATTGTATCCGAACCCGATATTAGAAGTTCTGACGAAGCTTATCAATACTTAGCTGAAGTTAGAAAACTAGTCCGTTATCTAGATATTTGCGATGGAAACTTAGAAGAAGGTAGTTTGAGATGCGATGCTAATATTTCAGTAATGCTAAAAGGGAGTAAAACCTTTGGTAACAGAACTGAAGTCAAGAACATGAACTCTTTGAGAAATGTAAAAAGAGCCATAGAACATGAGATGGACAGGCAGATAGACATTTTAGAAAACGGAGGTATAATAGAACAGCAAACCCGTAGTTTTAATGCCAACACAGGCACAACATCTCTAATGAGAAGCAAAGAAGATGCCAACGATTATAGGTATTTCCCAGAACCTGATTTGCAGCCCGTAATAGTTAAACAAGACTATATTGAAAAAGTCAAAGCAACCTTACCCCCTTTACCAAAGGAATTGTTTATAAAGTTTACCAATGACTATGGTCTTTCTGAATACGATACCAATGTCATCATTGAAGAAAAAGAAATTGCACTATACTTCAATGAATTGTGCCAGTACACAAAAAACTATAAGGCAGCGGCTAATTTCATAATCGGTAGCGTAAAATCATACCTCAATGAAAATGCAATTGAGATGACTAATTTCAGTATTACTCCAAGTCGCCTAGCCCAATTGATACAACTCATTGATGATGGCAAAGTAAGTAACTCAGTAGCTACCCAAAAACTTTTTGGTGCTATGATAGATAATAACTCAAATCCAGAAGATATTGCTAAAAACAATAATTGGATTCAAGAGAGTGATTCGGGTGCTTTACAAGCTTTCGTGCAAGAAGCAATAGGTAAATACCCCGAAAAAGTACAAGAGTATAAAGCTGGCAAAAAAGGACTTATTGGTTTGTTTATGGGAGAAGTTATGAAACTATCTAGAGGTAAAGCAGACCCTAAAGTTGCTAATAAACTAGTTAGAGAAGCATTAGAAAAATGA
- a CDS encoding uroporphyrinogen-III synthase, producing the protein MKNTVKHLLFLNDLSSQNLEQLNTDKSLKVSSNALIRTTAIPFNIKELDSNKPWIFSSRTAVEILLANEISFPKTVYAIGPKTAELIPSAIIPQIATASELAKVVIEKGEKEVIFICGNRRRDELPQHLESHKIKVKEVVVYQTENLNKTLNLHGIDGLAFMSPSAVHSLAQNGGFNNLPCFAIGSTTAHALKQEGQQCITSKTTTPKSLVETAKNYFK; encoded by the coding sequence ATGAAAAATACAGTTAAGCACCTTCTTTTTCTTAATGATTTATCTTCACAAAATCTAGAGCAATTAAATACAGATAAATCCCTAAAAGTAAGTTCTAATGCACTTATTCGTACCACAGCTATTCCATTCAACATCAAAGAATTAGACTCTAATAAACCTTGGATATTTAGCAGCAGAACAGCTGTTGAAATACTGTTAGCAAACGAAATTTCATTCCCTAAAACAGTGTATGCTATTGGACCAAAAACAGCGGAACTTATCCCTTCAGCAATAATCCCACAAATAGCAACTGCCTCAGAGCTAGCAAAAGTCGTTATTGAAAAGGGTGAAAAAGAAGTGATTTTTATCTGTGGCAATAGAAGACGAGATGAATTACCTCAACATTTGGAATCTCACAAGATAAAAGTCAAAGAAGTCGTAGTATATCAGACCGAAAATCTCAATAAAACCTTAAATTTGCACGGTATTGATGGACTAGCTTTTATGAGTCCAAGTGCAGTTCATTCTTTGGCACAAAACGGTGGTTTCAATAATTTACCCTGTTTCGCTATTGGATCAACGACTGCACATGCTTTAAAACAAGAAGGACAGCAATGCATAACTAGTAAAACTACTACGCCCAAAAGTCTAGTAGAAACTGCAAAAAACTATTTTAAATGA
- the hemA gene encoding glutamyl-tRNA reductase, which produces MEGSFYSVGISHWNCPLEIREQFSIDKQQSLEFINDLKSLGGSAFTVSTCNRTQVFAQNINIHQLKEKFIHYSGNHQQNFEQYGFVLENDEAIQNLFEVSTGIDSQILGDLQIFSQVKEGVELAKKNACINSQMDRLLQFVFQANKEVQSFTTISKGAASVAHATVLKIRQKTEHLKDKKKILVFGTGEIGQRTLENLNSQTKAEITIINRTAEKAKAIAELQKVRFAPIESLQEEINKSDVVVVATNAKQYTITEEITQGIHTEKLFIDLSVPRNIDPNTASNKIELVDIDQLNAEADKTLNKRKKDIPKAKTIINLHKIEFEDWSKLHTLGPTIKNLKKSFDSLKNEEIDKYKGQYHKEELERIKPLIDSIVKKISSKNIEYLRKRYRNDEDILEIMREMYKID; this is translated from the coding sequence ATGGAAGGTTCATTTTACAGCGTTGGTATTAGTCATTGGAATTGTCCTTTAGAGATACGAGAACAATTCAGCATAGACAAACAACAGTCATTAGAATTCATCAACGATTTAAAGTCCCTAGGTGGCTCTGCATTTACAGTTTCTACCTGTAACCGAACTCAAGTATTTGCTCAGAACATCAACATTCACCAACTGAAAGAAAAATTCATTCACTATAGTGGTAATCATCAACAAAATTTTGAGCAATATGGCTTTGTGCTAGAAAACGATGAAGCCATTCAAAATTTATTTGAAGTCAGTACCGGAATTGATTCGCAAATTTTAGGCGATTTACAAATTTTTTCTCAGGTCAAAGAAGGCGTTGAATTAGCTAAGAAAAATGCATGTATCAATAGCCAAATGGATAGGTTATTGCAATTTGTATTTCAAGCCAACAAAGAAGTACAATCGTTTACTACAATAAGTAAAGGCGCGGCATCAGTTGCTCATGCTACAGTCCTTAAAATCAGACAAAAAACAGAACATCTCAAAGACAAGAAGAAAATTCTCGTCTTTGGCACAGGCGAAATAGGACAACGGACACTAGAAAATTTAAATAGCCAGACTAAAGCCGAAATCACCATTATCAACAGAACTGCAGAAAAAGCTAAAGCAATAGCAGAGCTGCAGAAAGTGAGATTTGCCCCAATAGAATCTTTACAAGAAGAAATAAACAAATCCGATGTAGTAGTAGTCGCTACTAACGCAAAACAGTACACCATCACAGAGGAAATTACACAAGGAATACATACTGAAAAGTTATTTATAGACCTATCAGTTCCAAGAAATATTGACCCTAATACTGCATCAAACAAAATAGAATTAGTCGATATAGATCAACTTAATGCTGAAGCCGATAAAACACTAAATAAAAGAAAGAAAGATATCCCTAAAGCTAAGACCATAATTAACCTTCACAAAATAGAATTTGAAGATTGGTCAAAATTACACACCTTAGGACCTACCATAAAAAATTTAAAAAAATCCTTCGATAGCCTAAAAAATGAAGAAATTGACAAATACAAAGGTCAGTATCACAAAGAAGAATTAGAACGCATAAAACCCCTAATCGATAGCATAGTAAAAAAAATATCCAGTAAAAACATTGAATATTTACGAAAAAGGTATCGCAATGACGAAGATATATTAGAAATTATGCGAGAAATGTATAAAATTGATTAA
- the hemC gene encoding hydroxymethylbilane synthase has translation MHIKIGSRKSKLALWQTNHVAEKLSQLGHTYELILSESEGDKILDTPLPLMGGKGVFTKTLDDAILNKSIDIAVHSFKDIPTELEQNLFVGAILERENPTDALVCRKGLDFLDNKNAVIATSSNRRKAQWLSKYPHHKMVDIRGNVPTRIQKLKDSDWDATILASAGLIRLGLENEINQEMPWMVCAPAQGAVAVICHTQNEQIKTIINELNHKQTALCTSIERSFLNILNGGCSAPVGAFVTISDTTLSFKGIVVSTDGQEKIEIDLKDDLSNAQSIAQKAADMALAKGALKLIESAENEKYS, from the coding sequence ATGCATATTAAGATAGGTAGTCGTAAAAGTAAATTAGCTCTTTGGCAAACTAATCATGTTGCCGAAAAATTATCTCAGCTTGGACATACATATGAACTTATCTTATCAGAATCAGAAGGAGATAAAATCCTAGACACTCCCCTTCCTTTGATGGGTGGAAAAGGCGTCTTTACCAAAACACTCGACGATGCTATCCTCAACAAAAGCATTGATATAGCCGTACATTCATTTAAAGATATTCCAACCGAACTTGAACAAAACCTATTTGTTGGAGCAATTCTTGAAAGAGAAAACCCTACGGACGCCCTAGTTTGCAGAAAAGGATTGGATTTTTTAGACAATAAAAATGCCGTTATTGCCACTAGTAGTAACCGAAGAAAAGCACAATGGCTAAGTAAATATCCTCACCACAAAATGGTAGATATTAGAGGAAATGTCCCCACTCGTATTCAAAAACTAAAAGATAGTGATTGGGATGCCACCATTTTAGCCAGCGCAGGACTAATTCGACTAGGGCTTGAAAACGAAATTAATCAAGAAATGCCTTGGATGGTATGCGCCCCAGCACAAGGTGCAGTAGCTGTAATCTGTCACACTCAAAACGAACAGATAAAAACAATTATTAACGAGCTTAATCATAAGCAAACAGCTTTGTGCACAAGTATTGAAAGGTCATTTTTAAATATTTTAAATGGAGGCTGCTCAGCACCTGTTGGAGCTTTCGTAACAATATCAGATACCACCTTATCCTTCAAAGGAATTGTTGTGAGTACAGATGGTCAAGAAAAGATTGAAATAGACCTAAAAGATGACTTATCCAATGCTCAATCCATAGCCCAAAAAGCTGCCGACATGGCTTTAGCAAAGGGAGCTCTCAAACTGATTGAATCAGCAGAAAATGAAAAATACAGTTAA
- the hemF gene encoding oxygen-dependent coproporphyrinogen oxidase — protein sequence MKQTFEAHIFDLQNRICKGLEQSDGKAKFVEDQWDRKGGGGGKTRILNNGKVIEKGGVNVSVVHGDLPDLFKEKFKVDEASFYACGLSLVIHPLSPKVPTVHANWRYFEMYDKNGDIKTAWFGGGTDLTPYYLDEEDAKHFHQINKSVCDKHNPSYYSNFKKECDTYFYNSHRGECRGIGGIFFDYQKADENRSMKEIMNFSIDSSNAFLEAYLPIVEKHKNENFTEEEKVWQEIRRGRYVEFNLLHDRGTHFGIKTKGRTESILMSLPSTVRWEYNHKPDKGSEEEKLIEVLKNPKNWV from the coding sequence ATCAAACAAACATTCGAAGCGCATATTTTTGATTTACAAAATCGGATTTGTAAGGGCTTAGAACAATCGGATGGTAAGGCAAAATTTGTAGAAGATCAATGGGATAGAAAAGGTGGAGGTGGTGGTAAAACGCGTATCCTAAACAATGGTAAGGTCATTGAAAAAGGGGGCGTTAATGTCTCTGTAGTTCACGGAGATTTGCCAGATTTATTCAAAGAAAAATTTAAAGTTGATGAAGCTAGTTTTTATGCCTGTGGCTTATCCTTAGTCATTCATCCCTTGAGTCCCAAAGTACCTACCGTTCACGCAAATTGGCGGTATTTTGAGATGTACGACAAAAACGGAGATATCAAAACAGCCTGGTTTGGCGGTGGCACAGACCTTACGCCCTATTACCTAGATGAAGAAGACGCAAAACACTTCCATCAAATTAATAAAAGTGTATGCGATAAACATAATCCTAGCTATTACTCCAACTTTAAAAAAGAGTGCGACACCTATTTTTATAATTCCCACCGTGGAGAATGCCGAGGAATAGGTGGTATTTTCTTTGACTATCAGAAAGCCGATGAAAATAGAAGTATGAAAGAAATCATGAATTTCAGTATAGACTCGAGTAACGCCTTTCTTGAAGCCTATCTACCAATAGTAGAAAAACATAAGAACGAAAACTTTACGGAAGAAGAAAAAGTATGGCAAGAAATTCGTCGAGGACGGTATGTAGAGTTCAATTTACTACACGATAGAGGCACCCATTTTGGCATTAAAACCAAAGGAAGAACGGAATCTATACTCATGAGTTTACCCTCTACTGTTAGGTGGGAATACAACCATAAGCCAGATAAGGGTAGTGAAGAAGAAAAACTAATTGAAGTATTAAAAAACCCAAAAAATTGGGTCTAA